CACAGTCCCAAATTTCTGCAAGCTTCAAGTGAACAATATCTGTAATATCTGTGTACAACCTTCAACCAGATTGAGAAGCTCTGGTCTCTCAAATGCCACTTAAGATATAATCTCACCttattttgaaactttttcAAGGGTTCAAAGCTGAATCATCAGTAAAATCTTATCATGAGTGAATAAAAGGCAACATTCTCAGGGATGTTTGACTCTTTGCCAGTTTGATATTTACAGCACCAAACTGACACAACAGAGCAAATAAATTTTCAATATTGCCACTGAGCCAGCCAGCTcaagtatttaaatattcaaataataaaaaaaaatacagtgtggATATGTTTCTGGCTTGAGCATAAAAACTCCTGTATGTATCTTTCTGGATTGATGATGTTCAGCAGACTGCATCAAGACATCTCATGGTCAGAGGAAACACAAGAGGCATTTATTACTTGAACAAAATACTGTGTTAGCAAGAAGGAAACTCAAATTGACAGGAAAACCAGAACATGACAGCattatttttgattttctgtttcctatataaatatttaatctttGTCCATAAGCTATTTCCCAATGACATTTAGTATGAATAATATGTCACGGAAACAGATGGTGTCtagaaaatgcagagaaaacaaTTCATAGAAATAGCATATCaggaaattaattccattattCATGACTTAAGGTCTAACAGTGAAACTAATTGCTTagcatatttccattttttttttaaacagatttctCAAAActggtattttgaaaacaatctttaatagTTAGATATGTAGCAAAtaatcaatttttatttttgaagctgAGAAACAGCCTGCACAGTCCTCATTTTCCCATTACTTATAAAAGCCTTCCCCAAAATTTTACTAAAGGAATCTTATGGAAAAGGACTACAGTAAATAAACCTTGAATCTTATATCACTCTATAGAACTCCTTAGTACTTTAGAAacaactgtattttcttttctcccaagATTTGTTTGCTCCTAGACATTTACTGTAGTAGAAAAAAATCTACtgataaataatttaaacagtCCCAGGGGTTGCTGACTTGCATTTTTACAGCAAGTCCCGTATAAAACTGCAGGTTGTCCTGCTGTCTCAGGACTGAGACAATTTGTCAAGCGCTTAAAGCAAGCATTGGCTTGATTTTGGAAAAACTGGCATTTTTTCTGCAGATGAAAAATTATCTAGGACTACAAAGGCAAAATACATAAATAGCAACTAAATCTGTATCAAGGTGTCTGCCCCTTAATCAAATCCTGTCAGAACAGTTCCATTTTTCTAGAGTGAACTTAGCAACCTCAGAAGTCACAGCAATGGACTATTTCCAAATATCAAGCTCCTCAGGGATGTTTCTCTGCCTTATCCACCAATTCACTGATTAATGGTAAGAGGAAGCTGTGCCACCCCAAGAAATTGAGAAGATAATCCCTGCTCTTTTAAATAGGTATGAAGTCTTTTCTCACCGTGCAATTCTACTGCACTTTTCAATCACACAAAAGCCAAAACCAGAAAgtacttttctctctttttctcagtCACAAGTGAATATTCACAAAGTCACCTCTATGGGCTAAAGAGGAAAGTTAAGTCATTCTAAGTTCCTAATGCAACAGGCACATTCATTTGAAacatacagtaaaaaaaaaaatgaggtgaGGTCAGCAGGTACCATAGAGCACAACAGATGTGCTGAAATCACCAGCTCAGCCAGAACACTAATCCTACAGGTGTCTTTTACTCATCTCCTTTCTCTATCTTCCCCCTGGTGTGACAGAAATGCAGCTCTTGCAAAAAGCACTAATGGAACATATGCCTCTTGAGCTCACATTTTGCAGACCAAGAATGGGTAAAGAAGCAATTTTAAAGTATATCTCTATATGCCACAGTTTTCCATTAAGGCATGACTCTAAACCTGGGAATGGCATCTAGTCCTATGCAGAATGATACAGTAAAAAGTCCTGTACCCAAACTCTCACTACTCCAGGTATTTACCACTACTGGGAACTCCAGGTCAGTTTTGTTGAGTCACATTCCATACAACTGTCACTTTCAAAGCCAATTCTACCAGGCCTTTGTGCTTGTCTTTAAAGCCCTAAATCCATGCACATAATATTCATGTATATCAATGCAGCTTAGAAAAGCAGAACCAAGaggctcagcccagcagcacGATACATACATGATTACCTTGGCTGGAGCTGACAGGACgaggcagagagggagaggaaggacgAACAGTAAGAGAAGAACAGTTTGAtttggagctggcagcagtgagCCTGGAGTCCTCACTGATCTAATAAAGAAAGTATGCagcaattaaagaaaaaaactaaataCACAGGACACATGAGATCCTGAACTAAAATAAGTCTACACAAGCTTTCTCAATTTTAGTAAAAGGAAAGTTAGTgccagcttttttcttttttttttttttttcttttgttttggtggggGTGGTCACCTCCTCTAAGTCTCCATTTTCACACTAGGTGAAATTCCACTAAGAATTCTTTTAGAGAAGTCACTCTGATCACTGACTAATCACTGTATTAACAGAATTGCCAGTTTCACAAGTCCAAAGAATGAAAACAGGATTTCtacattttaaagacagagCCTCTTCTGTTCCTAAGTTGATTTCCAAACCAAGAACAACCAACTACACAGCACACAGCCAGGTATAAGGGAAGGCGAGGAGAATTCAGATTTCTGATTCTCTCCCACTGCTGAATACCCACAGGATGAAAGTTTGGGGAAGTGATTTCAGTACTCTGCAACGCAAGCAGTAAAATCACAACTCTGCAATACTTGTAATAAGATACAAAATATGGCTGTTAAGGTCGACTGTGAATTCATGTGTACACCATTAAATCATTCTATCTTTTCCTCCCACTTCCTCTCTCCCAAGCCAGCCCAAAAAAGGAAGATCAGATAACTACCAAAACTACAATGAAAACTAAATAGGAAAAAGAGGCAACATTAAAAGTTTATACCACACTAAAATACAAAACTTTAATGCTAAGGAAAATTTAGTGCATTCTGCTTACATCTAGATAGAAATTTTGTAAGCTTTTGTATGCTACACATTCTACTTCTCTCACAGCACCAGACTCACCTTTTTATCAGAATTGCTGAGTTTGTATTTCACCTCCTTTGCTTTTTGAATAGCTTTTAGCACTTCCACCGTGTCTAGTTCCTTTTCTGTGGTAACAATGTTATCCaaacaaacctaaaaaaaaaaacaagttaagACATCTAAGAGTATTGAAAACAAAGCATTCTGCAATTTTTATTAATGGAATAACCAAAAATTACAACAACTCAATATAAACAATGTGCATCTTTGTAATCATTACAGAGAAACAATTACCACATTAGACCCTGAGGTAACATCAATTTAGTGGAAAATTTCGTAAGTTTAACATGGTTCCAGCACAACAATGTTTCAATTTTAACAGACTGTTACCCAAAGAGGGCAGGGTAACATGCCATTTACATCCAGGAGCACAGCTGTGTAACATTAATAAGGTTACATTCTCCAAACACCTTCTCCAATGCACACTAAAAACTCATCAGGTTTTTAGAACCTTTGCACCACTTTCCTCACCAGGCTGAAAAGAGGATTAGAAGAGCAGCACTTAGGGCTCACCTCAGAGGCCCTGTCTCCAAACTGAGCGAGTACTTTGGTCCGGTAATCAGGGATGATGCTCAGGGGGTTGCTGGATAACATCACCTTTTCTAAGCATGGGAGGTTGCcaatatttttcacttcatcAATCTGAAAGCATTTGAATAAAAGCATGACTACAGACtggcaaaatgaaaataagcacACAGACCGTGCATTTCTTGCATAGATTACATACATACAACAACCAGGAAAAATCACTACAgtcacttttatttatttgcagttTGATCCACTAAAATAAATGGCTTGTGATCTAACACACATTTTGACACCAAAAGTTAAGTTACCTGTTCTATTTTGTTGTTGCTCAGATCCAAGTTGACTAATGAGTACAGTTTGTTAAGACCACACAGTCTTTCCAGCTGATTTCCTGCTAAATTCAGAGTTTTGATGTTTCCCAGTTTTGTGTGAACACCTTCTAGTGATGTAAGTTTGTTGTAGGATAAGTCCAGGTGAACAAGGTTGTACAGATGCTACAACAGCACAAAACATTCATGTCATACATCAATTAAAACTGAACAAAGATGCTATCTTATGGCTGGCTCACAGCATGAAAGGCATGACATGAAACTGTTCATTACAAAGGTTAAAGTTTGTAGAAAAGGAATTTCCTCCCCTGCATTTTCACTATGCATTCACCATGCATAGAGCTGGCAGTGAATAAATTTAGTTAAGAACTAAATGTCATATGTCAATATTtgcaaagaaatcaaaatatcCAGGAGCAGTTAAGAAATGCAGCATTAAAAGAGTACTTGATGTTACAAAGAAGAAGCTATTTGGGCATAAACTATTCTCCACGAAGATGAGCAACAAAATTCTGAAGCATGAAAATCTGTGTTCTAAGGTCTCAGACAGTTGGGTAAAAAGTCACCTTTAAATGCATCACTCACCTGTAAATTTTCTACCAGAGACACCCCATTGTGACTCAAATCCAGGAACTCAATCTTTGGAATTAATTTctagaaggggaaaaataatacaTGTGTTAAATGCACTTTAGTTTTAAGTCAGGCCACAGCTCCTTCAGTATCTCCTGACCAACAAAAGCAACAGAGTCTTTCCAGTTTTTGGCATTGAGAAAACATTCTGTGTGACTTGGTGCCAAAAAGAGCTGACTCCTGCTCTTAACAAAACCAGGTTACTCTGAGGGGCACCGTTAAGTTTTAATCTGAAACCTGGTTTCTTAtggaagagaaataatttattctacTTTATCCCCACTAACTATAGATCAAACTCACTAATGCTGCTTTGGTCTTACCAGACAGATAaaccagaggatttattctaCATACACACCTAGATAAAGACAGTACTACCAAAATCCAGAAGAAGTCGATTACTGATTACATCAGCCAAGGACTAAAGGTCACACAAACTTgtagaaaatgcattttaactcAGAAATCCTTTTACTTTTGGAGATCTCAAACCTTGAACTTGATGCTGAATTCTGACATCAGTGTTTTGCATCTGCTTTATTTTGGCTGCAATCTCAGCATTGATTTGCCCTATAGTTAAAACCTGCACACAGATCTGACGCATCTTAAATCTAGACCACAAAAAATCATGAACAAGATAATTATGCTCCAAGTATATGATGTCTGGTTGAGCTACACATGTAAGTATTTCCTGTTTCACAAGAGTAGCTCAAGTAAAAAACTATGTTCATATTTTACCATGTTTTTGTgatgaatattaatttttttcttaatatctgatttacaaaacaaaattctaaAGTACTGGCAAAATACtccaaattttgttttcatgcttTTCATATTGTTTTGATGTCAAGAAAGCTGCCAGCAAGTCATAGGTTTTTAAATATGCAGGAAGCTTCAGCCTTGATAACAACTCCAAAGTTGAGCTATgaggtgttttttctttaaaaaaaaaaaatctaattggCCCCTATGGCCAAGGCAAATAATAAAAGCATCTTTCTAAAAGTGAGAATTCATGGAAATGTTGCCCACAGAACACAAAATGACAAAACTATTCTCCTTTagcaaaggaaataaagttcTTATAGAACAAATGTCCTAAGCATTAACTCGGGTAGTTAACCAATACGAAGTTCAACTGAAAATTCACCAGAAAAAGCAGTAGAGCAAATTCAAAATCCTTGCTGTGAATAATGTGCCACAGATAAGTTACACTTCTTtccacaaattaaaaatatttcttaccaCGGAATCATCAATTTCAGAGATGCTATTGTGACTCATATCCAAAGTTGTTAAAGTTCTCCAGGTTGGGATAATTGCTGTCACTGGACAATTTGAATTGTCCAGTGCATCCTCTGGCTCCCACTGATCAAACTCAGAGGCCTCAGGCACCAGGATTTCCTGTTTAAGAGAAGGACCACAATATTTGTCTTCCATATTCAGGGAAAGCTAATGGTTTTGGAAACTATCCCAACAATCTCATGTAAGCAAGCATCGAAAGTATCCCTGTGAAGGGACACATCCAAACACTTCCATCACTGAAACTTAAGATTCTGTAAGGTTAGAAAACCCTTCGAATTCTAtggttttaaaaacagaacctgCAGTAGGCAGTACAGAAAACTCCATGGACTCCAGATGGATATTTCCCCATTGTGCATGTTGGTTTTGCCTGTGTTTTGCAGAAGTAGGAACTTGCTCTTACCTTCATTGATGTTGCTGAAAATCGAACACTCAGTGTGGCCAGAGCATGTTTTGATGAAGTCAGCCCTTTGATAAGCTTTCCCCCACAATGACTGatctatttaaaaatatcacATTAAAAAGTCAGAAACATTAGTGCAGACAAATGAGACACAAAAGAGGCAGCTAAAAGCTTCAAACAGCAGATTCTACAGCAATCTGCAAAGTAATTACAGCACTCCCTTAAAATGTCCTGAGATTATCAGGTCAGAAATACTGACACTTGACAAAGCTAAACCAAGAAATTAGAAACATAACTACAGAAAAGCGAAATTCAAACATATATTTAAACAAAGTTTCTCTACTGAATTTCCACCTGTCCCATGTATTCAAGGTGAAACTACCCAGGTGATTTAACAGGTCACAGCATTTTACTGTTACCAAAAAGAGAGGTATCTCAAGCTATGACTCTACCTGCAGACATTCATTTGGGGATCAGATATCCTTTTCAtctcaagaaaaagaaatgcctGGAAAGTGAGGATACTAATCTAACAATATAACTTTGTAGTCAGCTAATTACAACTAAGTTTAAGATGACAAAGTCTCTTTTTGTAGCTCAATTTGAAACATTACTGAAAATCTGCTACACCTTCTGTCCACGTCCTTCTCTGCAGACAGTCAAACATGTTGTGTAACCGTAAGAACTGGCACATTTGCTGGTGTATCAGGGAAACCACACTGAACTGACAAAGCTCTTCCCATTcctgaaaaaattcttcccagaTGACCGCTGTTCATTTTTGGACAGTGTTTATTTGGGATGAAAGTGTTCATCTCGTACCAGTCAATCCAAAACCTTTCATGAACATACAATTTCAAAACACTTTAAGATCTAGAATCTTTTCCCCCCACATTCATGCTcacagaaaaggggaaaattaatACAATTCTGCAATAGCCTCTCTGCTGTGTTTGAGTCTCTCACTCTACAGCCTATTGTAGTTTCTTTCCCACACGAGAATGACAATAAATCACTGGCTTCAGAAATACACTTCAGTTCTCAACTAACAACTGTCTCATATCAATGAGACAATAGCATTCATGCACTAGAAAAAGTACAGCATCCAGCAAAAGTGCACAGAATACAGACTGCATGACAAAACTGGatattctctctctctggaaagACTTGAAAGTGGACAAGAAagtgcaatgaaaaaaaatctgcaaattaTCAAGCAAGCAGCTCTACACCCAAAAGTGCACTTTCACAAACAATTTTAATGCCAGGACATTTTTTGCAAATACTTGATGtactttttttccaaataaaagaaCTTTGTAATAAGGGATTCTACTATAACCATTTGTTAGTTCTTTAAGGCAGTGGAAAGGCGCTCAGGTATAGGTTTTGTGTGAatactggaaataattttttctttaaaaccacATAGTGCAAGCTCTTCTAATTTAAATAGTGCATCCTTATTTCCAAAACTTGTGAAAAAACATTGTTTCACAAATGAAACAGTCATCCTAAACTCTGTATTCCCCAATTCCAGCAGCAAATCAAAGCAGAGAATCATCAGTTCTGAGATATATGCAGCAGGCCTGGCATTTGCAGAGCACCTATGAGTTTATGAGCAGTATCTCAGCCCTACCTCTATTTGATGAAGTGACTTGAAAATAGACAGGTCAAAAGGCAAGAGATGCTCCTGAATGTTACTGGTTCCAAAAGGTCCCCCTGTTCCAGTGACCTGGCATTTAAGACATTAAAGAACTGAGTTAGTGCACACAATCCAACTTGTTCACATTCCAGTCCTATACAGGCAATGGCCCAAGGGCAGTGGCTTGGAAAGGCAGCCAAACTTCCAACCACTTTTTAAACTATGGAATGATTCATGACACTTGCAGGCTAACTCTTCAGGAAAACAGATACTAGTTACTCCAGCTAAGTCTACTGAACTTGAAGTGCCACCTTGTGCTTGCATTCTGTAGCACATGGGGCATGCAAAATGCAATACCACAGGTAAGGCTGACCAAGGCTCCATTCTCAGCTGAAAATCAGTTACATTCACTGAGAACAATTTTCTTGAAACCTGTGAACCCTCCAAGTCAGCACCGTTTTCAATTCCAGTACAAGGGATGAAGTTCAAGCCATTGAAAGATGGGTTTGAAGAAAACAAGCATTACACTGATACACATCAATAAAAATGTATCTGGTATTTCCATATGGCATAGGAATCTGGCCTCAGAGCATGTCAGCAGCATAAAAAGCAGGTGGTTTCATTTATGTTTGCTGTGAATAGAATTTGGAGAGAAAACTTTAAAGGTTTTCTCTGGTTTTATGTATCATACAAGCTCTGAATGTGCCCACTCACAAGCATTCAGAAGAGCCAGAAATTCTTCAGATGGTGATTTTTCTAAACAATAAGCTCTTCTCCAGCCAGAAAATCCTCCCTTTAGAGGATTCTATACAAAGGATGACAAAGGCAACTGAGAAGCCtcaggaacagcagcacagctgtggttTTGCTTCCCCTGATCCACCATTTGATTTCAGCTTTGAACACACGACAGTTAAAAGTGTGCTCATTCATGATATAAAGGGGCTAAAATGAGTTTTTGAGTCATAGCAAGTAGTGTTGAAATTACTCAGGAAAAGTCTAATTCACTTAtttggtaggaaaaaaaaaaaagtcaaattgtCTCCTGACAAAAACTATCTGTTCTGACGCCATTTTACATTTATTCTGAAGTGGCATTTTAGCTAGAAATTCAGGGCCATCTATGAACTGAGGTTCTTTTTAGggctttatttttaacttccaAATGCAGTCAGACAGTGAGAAAGAGGGCAACATTTATATAGATGCACATATGCACAGGTGTTCATATACACTGGCCTGCCCATAGTGCCTGCAAAGAGAGCAAGGTTGAAGAgttcaatatttatttctttaccCATCCCTACTGGCACCCAGCAAGATTCCATGGCTGCATCTATACAGAGGACACTGCTGCAAAGAGCACATCACACAGAAAACACCTTGGCTGGAGGACAGCATGGATTGAAGGTTGGCAGCATAAACACCTATTTAACACTGAGCTCACCTTCAGATACTTGAGTCTACAAGTGAAATCCAGAATATGCCCTAGATCTGTTTTGGCATCTCCATTAGCACAGGTAGGtttgccctgcagcagctgctgagtgaCAGCGTACAACTGCAAGGGCCTGATGGTGAAGACTTCTCCAGCCATTAAGAGCTGCTCTCCTGAAAAACAGAGTAGCTTAGGATCAAACATAATGCTGCAACGGTTCCACAGGGATAAATGGTACATGGAAAATGTAATGATACAAGATGAAAACTGAGGTagcaaaatcttttttttttaacaccagAATAATTCGGATATTCAAGTGGGCACTCATCATACAGGCCCAAAGTTCCTAATGCAACTAATGGCAAATTTCCCTCAATCTTAACTGGAATCAAAGTTCCTTTGCATATTACAAGAGTTACGAAACTTTTTCTGAGCTATCTCTAAGTTGATAGCAGTTAGGTTTTTCTATTCAGAAAACACAGTACCTGCTATCTAAAATACAGACCTAAGATCTTTTGCTATGCTGCCTAAATGCAGAACTGTAGTAAATGTGTTTTTTGGAAAGTATGGGGATTTTCTGCACACTAGTACCAAAGCAAATGCCCAGAACAGAAAATGCCTTATCTAATTATAATTTTACAATCCAATTTAACAGTAGGAACAGCAGGAAGCAGTGTATAAAAGCCTTTCTGAAGGCACCATAAGCTCAATGTAGGCTACAGCAGCTGGAACACACACATGGAATAAAtatctttcttccttttagGGACACCAGTTTGATTTCATGGACAAGAATGCATCAGCTTTTGTGATAAGCAGAGTTCTCAGAAATGCTCTGAGGAGTAAAATTCCCTTCAGCTTCAGCAGGAGCAAGTCCAAGAGTCCAGCTGCACATGCATTACTGGGAGGTTACACTAATACAGAGCAGCCAGTGACGCATCAACAATTCTCATATCAGTGAGACTGTAGGCACTAGAAAACCAGCAAAGATTTCTTCACAAGCTTCCTTAAGATATTCCAGAATTTGCTGAACAGACTCTCTGAGGTAGCTTCACCTAAAGATAATTTTCTGCCAGAAGAATCTGAAATGGCATTGCTGAAACATGTTTCACCTATCATGCCTACCATGCCTCAGCCAACTGGAATTATACAGTAGCATCTTGCATGtcctttgaaacaaaaatagcaGGGATTAATCCTTTCAACATGCCTCCTGCTGTtcatggagcagctggagctgttgtAGTTACAGTAAGagcatttcattttcatctgCCAGCCTCAGAAAAGCACACCCTTAAATTAACTGACCAGAAGGTCTCCTGTTTCCTGAATTCTGGAAGAATAATATTTAGATAGGTAAAGTAATCTCTTGCATTTAATACACAGACTATCAGGACTCACTGACACAGACCAAGCTTCCTGACAGGTTACACTAAAGCACATTGAGACAGAGGCTTAGCAAAAGCTCCTGATCACCCCTGCCACATCCTATCCCTCAAGGACAGACTAGGAGGCCCTTTTCAAAACATAAACTCATCAATTTCTTGTTTCCGACAGTGGCTGcaaggctgctgcagctcctcacaaAATACAGCTTGAATTAAAAGTGCAAGCagcaagaaaaagacaaaaggaaagaaggggagaaaaagtaTCAGTCAGATTTGGAAGACCAGACCTCCTAT
The genomic region above belongs to Poecile atricapillus isolate bPoeAtr1 chromosome 9, bPoeAtr1.hap1, whole genome shotgun sequence and contains:
- the NISCH gene encoding nischarin isoform X2 translates to MEAAAGGEDGEEPPREARVLGSELVETYTVYIIQVSVGNHQWTVKHRYSDFHDLHEKLVSEKKIDKNLLPPKKIIGKNSKSLVEKRQKELEIYLQTLLLKFPVTAPKVLSHFLHFHLYEINGITAALAEELFHKGEQLLMAGEVFTIRPLQLYAVTQQLLQGKPTCANGDAKTDLGHILDFTCRLKYLKVTGTGGPFGTSNIQEHLLPFDLSIFKSLHQIEISHCGGKLIKGLTSSKHALATLSVRFSATSMKEILVPEASEFDQWEPEDALDNSNCPVTAIIPTWRTLTTLDMSHNSISEIDDSVKLIPKIEFLDLSHNGVSLVENLQHLYNLVHLDLSYNKLTSLEGVHTKLGNIKTLNLAGNQLERLCGLNKLYSLVNLDLSNNKIEQIDEVKNIGNLPCLEKVMLSSNPLSIIPDYRTKVLAQFGDRASEVCLDNIVTTEKELDTVEVLKAIQKAKEVKYKLSNSDKKISEDSRLTAASSKSNCSSLTVRPSSPSLPRPVSSSQGNHK
- the NISCH gene encoding nischarin isoform X3; this encodes MEAAAGGEDGEEPPREARVLGSELVETYTVYIIQVSVGNHQWTVKHRYSDFHDLHEKLVSEKKIDKNLLPPKKIIGKNSKSLVEKRQKELEIYLQTLLLKFPVTAPKVLSHFLHFHLYEINGITAALAEELFHKGEQLLMAGEVFTIRPLQLYAVTQQLLQGKPTCANGDAKTDLGHILDFTCRLKYLKVTGTGGPFGTSNIQEHLLPFDLSIFKSLHQIEISHCGGKLIKGLTSSKHALATLSVRFSATSMKEILVPEASEFDQWEPEDALDNSNCPVTAIIPTWRTLTTLDMSHNSISEIDDSVKLIPKIEFLDLSHNGVSLVENLQHLYNLVHLDLSYNKLTSLEGVHTKLGNIKTLNLAGNQLERLCGLNKLYSLVNLDLSNNKIEQIDEVKNIGNLPCLEKVMLSSNPLSIIPDYRTKVLAQFGDRASEVCLDNIVTTEKELDTVEVLKAIQKAKEVKYKLSNSDKKK